One Parasphingorhabdus cellanae genomic region harbors:
- a CDS encoding autotransporter outer membrane beta-barrel domain-containing protein yields the protein MSFRTISRFLFVTVSSTACVAGLAAPAQAQTGPTVSDNSAQSRPVMVEDAPKIVIRDDLTLDDPPPVGVFDNIVDVTGVGQMTVRGDQNSFGLGLCTGTLINPRTVIFAAHCVNSREADDYGFASGGTAIAFGFSADNRPAVRRWVGLDDGVANQTDVDFNIYNVEQVWYDERSIPTGFLEADVALATLDTHADGVPTWTLLFSPLREETHGVINGYGARGLGPDGSNLGIDFRRRIAENMISSASSLDDRNNFLFGPDDPNLPQTLYNTDFDSPDGEAVFDPENGRFDFDLYDGAALPREGTTAGGDSGSALVADELYDTPVITSVLSGGSRFFGDEDDPEPELTFQPFSSYGTQSFYQPLYLFWDQIVANNSYVYASSRAGTRSWMNPRHWVQDMDPSYAIDVDGELVNALPGFEAPGITGDTPKFGNVCFLDDCLDLSTLSVEFDEGTPNSVFIEGGPGSRNFVPNNVVADPSMDIRARYYEVTLAANGATRLRDDVTIDRLNIEGAARLDIRRRGNLKVWGDYTQTGGWLDLRGTLTTGEAFLGVGLLTGNGFFDPTFLTSVNGSIAPGRDFGDTGTLTIAGDVILASGTLSIFDVNRRRNDKLAVIGDADNSGIISLGGTAAVVNAFGRNSARFGQTFEIVTAEGGVENTFDDVVGRIGVLYPELIYGSNNVTARMRAIRFSDFFGSSGVTNPFSLAFGNALDSARSSSYTDLSNVFGLIDVMEVNQLSATFQGLSASQAGRTTTLDQQQGSTMRNLVSDRLSLLGASEGVKGKIKIIGAPGVLNNRELTNSSASQISFAGNYQSSSWNDVQLPENMSGFMSAGYNQSTLAFGSNGAQDQQGSWHIAMGLEYGLNDRVTLGTAFGYADGAQQVSGSLANVETNQASVYGNYRLGGNFYIGGQASMSYSQIDSNSRVSSGISLSNLNTNSLTFASEIEAGYNIDVDGLLLTPRASIGYSSYSVDGFRDSAGSLAMAVDEISRSGMEAKVGLKISGSAKMGYASGWSFKPEMKLDYVNRISGNDTNFRVRFLDAENLPFALPIGLQDASYGEMKGGFSLTNGPLSFGAAVESRLGQQIYRDDRAVVNMSVRF from the coding sequence ATGTCATTTCGTACCATCAGTCGTTTTCTATTCGTTACTGTATCTTCAACAGCCTGCGTTGCCGGATTAGCAGCGCCAGCCCAAGCGCAAACAGGGCCAACTGTCTCAGACAATTCTGCTCAATCTCGCCCTGTCATGGTTGAAGATGCCCCCAAGATTGTCATTCGCGATGATCTTACTCTAGATGACCCACCTCCCGTTGGTGTTTTTGATAATATAGTTGATGTCACAGGCGTGGGACAAATGACCGTCCGTGGTGATCAAAATTCTTTCGGACTCGGCCTTTGTACTGGCACGCTCATCAATCCACGTACCGTTATATTCGCGGCTCATTGCGTCAATAGCCGGGAAGCTGATGATTATGGTTTTGCGTCCGGTGGTACGGCGATTGCCTTTGGTTTTAGTGCCGACAACCGTCCCGCTGTGCGCCGCTGGGTTGGGCTTGATGACGGCGTTGCAAACCAGACTGATGTGGATTTCAATATCTATAATGTAGAACAGGTCTGGTATGATGAACGGTCTATACCGACCGGATTTCTAGAAGCAGATGTGGCGCTCGCAACGCTGGACACCCACGCAGATGGCGTTCCAACCTGGACTCTCTTATTTTCTCCGTTGAGAGAAGAAACACACGGCGTTATCAATGGTTATGGGGCGAGAGGATTGGGGCCTGATGGATCCAATCTTGGCATCGACTTCCGCCGGCGTATAGCAGAGAACATGATTTCGTCCGCTAGTTCCCTGGATGACCGCAATAATTTTCTCTTTGGTCCCGATGATCCAAACTTGCCGCAAACACTTTATAATACAGATTTTGATAGTCCTGATGGCGAAGCAGTTTTTGATCCTGAAAATGGCCGGTTCGATTTTGATTTATATGATGGGGCCGCTTTGCCACGCGAGGGAACAACGGCTGGTGGAGATTCTGGCAGCGCATTGGTTGCAGATGAACTATATGATACGCCGGTTATAACTTCGGTCCTGTCTGGTGGTTCGCGGTTTTTTGGCGATGAGGATGATCCTGAACCGGAACTGACATTTCAGCCGTTTTCATCTTACGGAACCCAGAGTTTTTACCAACCGCTTTATTTGTTCTGGGATCAGATTGTTGCGAACAACAGCTATGTTTATGCATCTAGTCGCGCTGGAACGCGTAGCTGGATGAATCCGCGGCATTGGGTGCAAGACATGGATCCTAGCTACGCCATTGATGTTGATGGCGAGCTCGTTAATGCACTCCCTGGCTTTGAAGCGCCGGGTATTACTGGAGATACTCCGAAATTCGGTAATGTTTGTTTCCTTGATGATTGCCTCGACCTTTCAACGCTTAGTGTAGAGTTCGATGAAGGAACACCAAATAGCGTCTTTATTGAAGGTGGTCCTGGAAGTCGTAATTTCGTTCCGAACAATGTAGTTGCTGATCCTTCAATGGACATTCGGGCGCGCTATTACGAAGTAACTTTGGCTGCAAACGGAGCAACAAGGTTACGTGATGACGTGACAATTGACCGTCTGAATATTGAGGGTGCAGCACGTCTTGATATCCGCAGACGCGGTAACCTTAAAGTTTGGGGTGATTATACCCAGACCGGAGGGTGGCTGGATCTTCGTGGTACCCTTACAACAGGCGAAGCCTTCCTCGGCGTGGGATTGTTAACCGGCAATGGCTTCTTCGATCCGACATTCCTGACCTCGGTCAATGGTTCGATTGCTCCTGGCCGTGATTTTGGCGATACTGGCACACTGACGATCGCCGGGGACGTCATTTTGGCCTCAGGCACATTGTCTATTTTTGATGTCAACCGTCGCCGCAATGACAAACTGGCTGTGATCGGTGATGCTGATAATTCCGGTATCATTTCGCTAGGAGGTACCGCTGCAGTGGTAAATGCCTTTGGTCGCAATAGTGCTCGCTTTGGTCAAACCTTCGAAATTGTTACGGCCGAGGGCGGTGTCGAAAATACTTTTGATGATGTTGTCGGAAGGATAGGCGTTCTTTATCCTGAACTGATTTATGGTTCGAACAACGTGACGGCCAGAATGCGGGCGATCCGGTTCTCTGACTTCTTCGGCAGCAGCGGTGTTACCAACCCATTCTCGCTGGCATTTGGTAATGCGTTAGATAGTGCTCGGAGCAGTTCCTACACAGATTTATCCAATGTCTTTGGGTTAATAGATGTGATGGAGGTCAATCAACTAAGTGCGACCTTCCAGGGTCTGTCAGCTTCGCAAGCTGGGCGAACAACGACACTTGATCAACAACAAGGCTCAACTATGAGAAATCTTGTCTCTGATCGTCTATCGTTACTCGGAGCCAGCGAAGGTGTGAAAGGCAAAATTAAGATTATCGGCGCTCCCGGAGTTCTGAATAATCGCGAACTTACCAATAGCTCTGCCTCACAAATTAGCTTTGCCGGGAACTATCAGTCTTCCAGTTGGAATGATGTGCAGTTACCAGAGAACATGAGTGGTTTTATGTCCGCTGGATATAACCAATCTACGCTGGCATTTGGTAGTAATGGTGCGCAAGACCAACAAGGCAGCTGGCATATAGCGATGGGGCTAGAATACGGTCTGAATGATCGCGTGACCCTTGGTACCGCCTTTGGATATGCCGATGGCGCACAACAAGTTAGCGGAAGCCTTGCGAATGTTGAGACCAACCAAGCATCAGTCTATGGCAATTATCGTCTTGGCGGTAATTTCTATATCGGCGGACAGGCTTCGATGTCATATTCGCAGATTGACTCCAACAGCCGAGTTTCTAGCGGTATTTCGTTGAGTAACCTGAATACAAATTCGTTGACTTTCGCCAGCGAAATCGAAGCTGGTTACAATATCGATGTGGATGGCCTGTTGCTCACACCACGAGCAAGCATTGGTTATTCGTCTTATAGCGTTGACGGGTTCCGCGACAGCGCTGGAAGTCTGGCGATGGCGGTAGATGAAATCAGCCGCTCTGGGATGGAAGCTAAAGTGGGTCTGAAGATCTCGGGCAGCGCCAAAATGGGATATGCTTCAGGCTGGTCATTCAAACCAGAAATGAAACTGGATTATGTAAACCGGATTTCGGGGAACGACACGAATTTCCGGGTTCGTTTCCTGGATGCAGAAAACCTTCCGTTCGCTTTGCCGATTGGTTTGCAAGACGCGTCTTATGGCGAGATGAAAGGTGGATTTAGTTTGACCAACGGACCTCTGAGCTTTGGTGCTGCGGTTGAAAGCCGATTGGGGCAGCAAATCTATCGCGATGATCGGGCAGTCGTGAATATGTCGGTTCGCTTCTAA